The following proteins are encoded in a genomic region of Ostrea edulis chromosome 7, xbOstEdul1.1, whole genome shotgun sequence:
- the LOC125653298 gene encoding serine/threonine-protein kinase Pak-like isoform X1 — protein sequence MENTMSKVKRRLSMPFKIGKKRPSGSSSSDTAPAMNIGPPTAVKHNFHVGFNATTGDFEGLPPAWTALLQSSNISKADQAANPEAVINSLRTFTKSVKKKPGEGKFMKVQESIAESDDDLDYSDDDTKRSSKKSDEEMPPVPHNVESPVFERTPSEAEHKTDLVDGMNKVTLDNEKDDEPPAEVIQRRPKSQKKNMSDDEINEGLRSLASPGDPTSKYTVSKKLGAGASGCVYMAKPKEGDAVVAIKSMDLTNQPKKELLITEIEVMKTYRHQNIVNFLDCYFLSEKSELWVVMEYLDGGALTDVVTETIMNEGQIAAVTRECLQALNYLHSKGIIHRDIKSDNVLLGMNGSVKLTDFGFCAQLSGDNSKRQTMVGTPYWMAPEVVSRKHYGKKVDVWSMGIMIIEMLEGEPPYLNETPLKAIYRIATKGKPEIKNFEKLSKLLQNFIDRTLEVEVDTRADTDELLLHDFMKCAKDLKTLRPLIVAAKQATGH from the exons ATGGAGAATACTATGTCCAAAGTGAAAAGACGG TTAAGCATGCCTTTCAAGATTGGCAAGAAGCGACCTTCAGGGTCGTCGTCCTCGGATACCGCACCAGCTATGAACATTGGGCCCCCAACAGCTGTGAAACACAATTTTCATGTAGGTTTTAATGCAACTACTGGAGATTTCGAGGGGCTCCCACCAGCATGGACTGCTCTACTTCAGTCTTCCAATATATC GAAAGCTGACCAAGCAGCTAATCCAGAAGCAGTAATCAATTCACTGCGGACCTTCACAAAGTCTGTCAAGAAAAAACCTGGAGAGGGCAAGTTTATGAAAGTGCAGGAGTCTATTGCTGAATCTGATGATGATCTCGATTATAGCGATGACGATACCAAACGCAGCAGTAAGAAATCAGATGAGGAGATGCCCCCTGTACCCCATAATGTGGAATCACCAGTTTTTGAGAGAACCCCCTCAGAAGCTGAG CATAAGACAGATCTTGTTGATGGAATGAACAAGGTTACTCTCGACAACGAAAAAGACGATGAACCACCGGCTGAAGTCATCCAGCGACGACCAAAATCTCAGAAGAAAAACATGTCGGACGACGAAATCAACGAGGGCCTTC GGTCACTTGCTTCACCAGGCGATCCCACCTCAAAGTACACGGTGTCAAAGAAACTTGGGGCTGG tGCATCTGGTTGTGTGTACATGGCTAAACCTAAAGAGGGCGATGCGGTAGTAGCCATAAAGTCCATGGACCTCACCAACCAACCCAAGAAAGAACTGCTTATAACAGAGATTGAGGTCATGAAAACCTACAGGCATCAAAACATTGTCAACTTCCTAGATTGTTACTTCCTGTCCGAGAAAAGTGAATTATGGGTAGTGATGGAATACCTTGATGGTGGTGCGCTGACTGATGTTGTCACGGAAACCATAATGAATGAAGGACAGATTGCTGCTGTAACCCGCGAGTGTCTGCAAGCTCTGAACTATTTGCACTCAAAGGGTATTATACATAGGGATATTAAAAGTGACAATGTATTATTAGGAATGAATGGGTCTGTCAAGCTGACTGATTTTGGCTTCTGTGCTCAGCTAAGTGGAGATAACTCTAAACGACAGACGATGGTAGGCACTCCATACTGGATGGCTCCGGAAGTCGTATCAAG GAAACACTATGGGAAAAAGGTGGATGTTTGGTCTATGGGAATCATGATCATTGAAATGTTAGAAGGTGAGCCCCCATATTTGAATGAGACCCCACTGAAGGCTATCTACCGAATAGCCACCAAGGGAAAACCGGAAATTAAGAATTTCGAAAAGCTGTCGAAATTACTTCAGAATTTCATTGACCGGACATTGGAAGTGGAGGTGGATACAAGAGCAGACACTGATGAACTCCTGCTGCACGATTTCATGAAATGTGCGAAAGACCTCAAAACACTCAGGCCGTTAATCGTAGCTGCTAAGCAAGCTACCGGGCACTAG
- the LOC125653298 gene encoding serine/threonine-protein kinase PAK 1-like isoform X2: protein MSFIKKLRNRRSGPGATEKHEKDNSPSEIHEIGLPMGVKHNLHINIDMVTGDLILSETWKKLLHSADISKADQAANPEAVINSLRTFTKSVKKKPGEGKFMKVQESIAESDDDLDYSDDDTKRSSKKSDEEMPPVPHNVESPVFERTPSEAEHKTDLVDGMNKVTLDNEKDDEPPAEVIQRRPKSQKKNMSDDEINEGLRSLASPGDPTSKYTVSKKLGAGASGCVYMAKPKEGDAVVAIKSMDLTNQPKKELLITEIEVMKTYRHQNIVNFLDCYFLSEKSELWVVMEYLDGGALTDVVTETIMNEGQIAAVTRECLQALNYLHSKGIIHRDIKSDNVLLGMNGSVKLTDFGFCAQLSGDNSKRQTMVGTPYWMAPEVVSRKHYGKKVDVWSMGIMIIEMLEGEPPYLNETPLKAIYRIATKGKPEIKNFEKLSKLLQNFIDRTLEVEVDTRADTDELLLHDFMKCAKDLKTLRPLIVAAKQATGH, encoded by the exons ATGAGTTTCATTAAAAAGCTTAGAAATCGTCGCTCCGGCCCTGGAGCGACAGAGAAACACGAAAAAGACAACTCACCCTCAGAGATTCACGAAATTGGTCTGCCCATGGGGGTAAAGCACAACCTGCACATAAACATTGATATGGTGACGGGAGACTTAATCCTCTCAGAAACCTGGAAAAAGCTCCTGCATTCTGCCGACATTTC GAAAGCTGACCAAGCAGCTAATCCAGAAGCAGTAATCAATTCACTGCGGACCTTCACAAAGTCTGTCAAGAAAAAACCTGGAGAGGGCAAGTTTATGAAAGTGCAGGAGTCTATTGCTGAATCTGATGATGATCTCGATTATAGCGATGACGATACCAAACGCAGCAGTAAGAAATCAGATGAGGAGATGCCCCCTGTACCCCATAATGTGGAATCACCAGTTTTTGAGAGAACCCCCTCAGAAGCTGAG CATAAGACAGATCTTGTTGATGGAATGAACAAGGTTACTCTCGACAACGAAAAAGACGATGAACCACCGGCTGAAGTCATCCAGCGACGACCAAAATCTCAGAAGAAAAACATGTCGGACGACGAAATCAACGAGGGCCTTC GGTCACTTGCTTCACCAGGCGATCCCACCTCAAAGTACACGGTGTCAAAGAAACTTGGGGCTGG tGCATCTGGTTGTGTGTACATGGCTAAACCTAAAGAGGGCGATGCGGTAGTAGCCATAAAGTCCATGGACCTCACCAACCAACCCAAGAAAGAACTGCTTATAACAGAGATTGAGGTCATGAAAACCTACAGGCATCAAAACATTGTCAACTTCCTAGATTGTTACTTCCTGTCCGAGAAAAGTGAATTATGGGTAGTGATGGAATACCTTGATGGTGGTGCGCTGACTGATGTTGTCACGGAAACCATAATGAATGAAGGACAGATTGCTGCTGTAACCCGCGAGTGTCTGCAAGCTCTGAACTATTTGCACTCAAAGGGTATTATACATAGGGATATTAAAAGTGACAATGTATTATTAGGAATGAATGGGTCTGTCAAGCTGACTGATTTTGGCTTCTGTGCTCAGCTAAGTGGAGATAACTCTAAACGACAGACGATGGTAGGCACTCCATACTGGATGGCTCCGGAAGTCGTATCAAG GAAACACTATGGGAAAAAGGTGGATGTTTGGTCTATGGGAATCATGATCATTGAAATGTTAGAAGGTGAGCCCCCATATTTGAATGAGACCCCACTGAAGGCTATCTACCGAATAGCCACCAAGGGAAAACCGGAAATTAAGAATTTCGAAAAGCTGTCGAAATTACTTCAGAATTTCATTGACCGGACATTGGAAGTGGAGGTGGATACAAGAGCAGACACTGATGAACTCCTGCTGCACGATTTCATGAAATGTGCGAAAGACCTCAAAACACTCAGGCCGTTAATCGTAGCTGCTAAGCAAGCTACCGGGCACTAG
- the LOC125653298 gene encoding serine/threonine-protein kinase Pak-like isoform X3, which translates to MPFKIGKKRPSGSSSSDTAPAMNIGPPTAVKHNFHVGFNATTGDFEGLPPAWTALLQSSNISKADQAANPEAVINSLRTFTKSVKKKPGEGKFMKVQESIAESDDDLDYSDDDTKRSSKKSDEEMPPVPHNVESPVFERTPSEAEHKTDLVDGMNKVTLDNEKDDEPPAEVIQRRPKSQKKNMSDDEINEGLRSLASPGDPTSKYTVSKKLGAGASGCVYMAKPKEGDAVVAIKSMDLTNQPKKELLITEIEVMKTYRHQNIVNFLDCYFLSEKSELWVVMEYLDGGALTDVVTETIMNEGQIAAVTRECLQALNYLHSKGIIHRDIKSDNVLLGMNGSVKLTDFGFCAQLSGDNSKRQTMVGTPYWMAPEVVSRKHYGKKVDVWSMGIMIIEMLEGEPPYLNETPLKAIYRIATKGKPEIKNFEKLSKLLQNFIDRTLEVEVDTRADTDELLLHDFMKCAKDLKTLRPLIVAAKQATGH; encoded by the exons ATGCCTTTCAAGATTGGCAAGAAGCGACCTTCAGGGTCGTCGTCCTCGGATACCGCACCAGCTATGAACATTGGGCCCCCAACAGCTGTGAAACACAATTTTCATGTAGGTTTTAATGCAACTACTGGAGATTTCGAGGGGCTCCCACCAGCATGGACTGCTCTACTTCAGTCTTCCAATATATC GAAAGCTGACCAAGCAGCTAATCCAGAAGCAGTAATCAATTCACTGCGGACCTTCACAAAGTCTGTCAAGAAAAAACCTGGAGAGGGCAAGTTTATGAAAGTGCAGGAGTCTATTGCTGAATCTGATGATGATCTCGATTATAGCGATGACGATACCAAACGCAGCAGTAAGAAATCAGATGAGGAGATGCCCCCTGTACCCCATAATGTGGAATCACCAGTTTTTGAGAGAACCCCCTCAGAAGCTGAG CATAAGACAGATCTTGTTGATGGAATGAACAAGGTTACTCTCGACAACGAAAAAGACGATGAACCACCGGCTGAAGTCATCCAGCGACGACCAAAATCTCAGAAGAAAAACATGTCGGACGACGAAATCAACGAGGGCCTTC GGTCACTTGCTTCACCAGGCGATCCCACCTCAAAGTACACGGTGTCAAAGAAACTTGGGGCTGG tGCATCTGGTTGTGTGTACATGGCTAAACCTAAAGAGGGCGATGCGGTAGTAGCCATAAAGTCCATGGACCTCACCAACCAACCCAAGAAAGAACTGCTTATAACAGAGATTGAGGTCATGAAAACCTACAGGCATCAAAACATTGTCAACTTCCTAGATTGTTACTTCCTGTCCGAGAAAAGTGAATTATGGGTAGTGATGGAATACCTTGATGGTGGTGCGCTGACTGATGTTGTCACGGAAACCATAATGAATGAAGGACAGATTGCTGCTGTAACCCGCGAGTGTCTGCAAGCTCTGAACTATTTGCACTCAAAGGGTATTATACATAGGGATATTAAAAGTGACAATGTATTATTAGGAATGAATGGGTCTGTCAAGCTGACTGATTTTGGCTTCTGTGCTCAGCTAAGTGGAGATAACTCTAAACGACAGACGATGGTAGGCACTCCATACTGGATGGCTCCGGAAGTCGTATCAAG GAAACACTATGGGAAAAAGGTGGATGTTTGGTCTATGGGAATCATGATCATTGAAATGTTAGAAGGTGAGCCCCCATATTTGAATGAGACCCCACTGAAGGCTATCTACCGAATAGCCACCAAGGGAAAACCGGAAATTAAGAATTTCGAAAAGCTGTCGAAATTACTTCAGAATTTCATTGACCGGACATTGGAAGTGGAGGTGGATACAAGAGCAGACACTGATGAACTCCTGCTGCACGATTTCATGAAATGTGCGAAAGACCTCAAAACACTCAGGCCGTTAATCGTAGCTGCTAAGCAAGCTACCGGGCACTAG